A section of the Acidobacterium capsulatum ATCC 51196 genome encodes:
- a CDS encoding PadR family transcriptional regulator translates to MFYRGHDHEDHPGRERHRGRHGGFGEYFGNFERGFGGGRERMFDNGELRLVILQILAKKPSYGYEIIKEIEEQLAGAYSPSPGVVYPTLTMLEEEGYAVVASTEGNKKRYAATEQGLAYLKQNQGILEGIGHRMEKMGKAYGRERAPQIMRAIMNLKFALKVRARSGKLSPEQIRKIAEAIDAAARVIDEV, encoded by the coding sequence ATGTTTTATAGAGGACACGATCACGAAGATCATCCCGGGAGGGAGCGCCATCGCGGCCGTCACGGCGGGTTTGGCGAGTATTTTGGCAATTTTGAGCGCGGGTTTGGCGGCGGACGCGAGCGCATGTTCGACAACGGCGAGCTGCGGCTGGTGATTTTGCAGATTCTCGCCAAGAAGCCGAGCTATGGCTACGAAATCATCAAGGAAATTGAGGAGCAACTGGCGGGCGCGTATTCACCGAGCCCGGGAGTGGTTTACCCCACGCTGACGATGCTCGAAGAGGAAGGCTACGCCGTCGTGGCCTCGACCGAGGGCAACAAGAAGCGGTATGCGGCGACAGAGCAGGGACTCGCGTACCTGAAACAGAACCAGGGCATTCTGGAAGGCATTGGCCATCGCATGGAGAAGATGGGCAAGGCCTACGGACGGGAGCGCGCGCCACAGATCATGCGAGCCATCATGAATCTGAAGTTTGCGCTGAAGGTGCGCGCCCGCAGCGGCAAGCTGAGCCCCGAACAGATAAGAAAAATTGCGGAGGCGATTGATGCCGCAGCTCGCGTCATCGACGAGGTTTGA
- a CDS encoding penicillin-binding transpeptidase domain-containing protein: MRGNRLFALLVTLAFALLPLSPHAATVTTHRTKHPIHHYRHTRHLRRRRLVHHSTVAYRHRVVHHRYYERFTADSFATTDLTAGDITAGEDPVVRRAAIDALGNMNGTVVVINPANGRILAMVNQKLALSSGAEPCSTIKLSVALAALEEGIVTKDTPVNLGGHYFVNMTEALAHSNNLYFETLGRRLGFARVHYYATEFGLGELAGWHIAGEHLGKYPDHPLPESMGGVGRMCSFGESVSMTPLQLGALVSAIANGGTLYYLQHPTTPAQVADFKPRIKRELNIGPLIPEIQVGMHAVTQYGTARSLRASFNAFPVMGKTGTCSNGGTRFGWFASYADSPYGRIVTVVFLEGGRQTYGPEAAKLTGYFYRDLWNNNYFTARRQAPHTASGDGL, encoded by the coding sequence ATGCGCGGGAATCGTCTTTTTGCTCTTCTGGTGACGCTGGCATTTGCGCTGCTCCCTCTCAGTCCGCACGCGGCGACCGTCACCACCCACCGCACCAAACATCCCATCCATCACTACCGGCACACGCGCCATCTCCGCCGCCGCAGGCTCGTGCATCACTCCACCGTGGCCTATCGCCATCGCGTGGTGCACCATCGCTACTACGAGCGCTTCACTGCGGACTCATTCGCCACCACTGATCTGACCGCGGGCGACATCACCGCCGGAGAAGATCCCGTTGTGCGCCGGGCCGCCATTGACGCCCTCGGCAACATGAACGGCACCGTCGTTGTCATCAATCCCGCCAATGGCCGCATCCTCGCCATGGTCAATCAGAAGCTCGCGCTTTCGAGCGGCGCCGAGCCCTGCTCCACCATCAAGCTCTCCGTTGCGCTGGCCGCGCTCGAAGAGGGCATCGTCACCAAAGACACGCCCGTCAACCTCGGCGGCCACTATTTCGTGAACATGACCGAAGCGCTGGCCCACTCCAATAATCTCTATTTTGAAACCCTGGGTCGCCGCCTCGGCTTTGCACGCGTCCATTACTACGCCACCGAGTTCGGCCTCGGCGAACTGGCCGGGTGGCACATCGCCGGCGAGCATCTCGGCAAATATCCCGATCATCCGCTGCCCGAATCCATGGGCGGCGTCGGCCGCATGTGCTCTTTTGGAGAAAGCGTCTCCATGACGCCGCTGCAACTCGGCGCGCTCGTCTCCGCCATTGCGAACGGCGGCACGCTTTACTACCTCCAGCACCCCACCACACCCGCGCAGGTGGCCGATTTCAAGCCCCGCATCAAGCGCGAGCTCAACATCGGTCCGCTCATCCCTGAGATTCAGGTGGGCATGCATGCCGTCACGCAATACGGCACCGCCCGATCTCTCCGCGCCAGCTTCAACGCTTTTCCTGTGATGGGTAAAACCGGAACCTGCTCCAACGGTGGCACCCGCTTCGGCTGGTTCGCCTCCTATGCGGATTCCCCCTACGGTCGCATCGTCACCGTCGTCTTCCTCGAAGGCGGTCGCCAGACCTACGGCCCCGAAGCCGCAAAACTCACCGGCTACTTCTACCGCGACCTCTGGAACAACAACTACTTCACCGCCCGCCGCCAGGCCCCGCATACCGCTTCTGGCGACGGCCTCTGA
- a CDS encoding ABC transporter ATP-binding protein, whose protein sequence is MSTIASPAAHPITAVPAPLRQPIAQLYKVTRRYGKVTALDGFSLELYPGEVVALLGPNGAGKTTAVRLLLGLLSPHAGQVRVLGGDPREDLTRTRMGAMLQVSRVPEMLRVREHIDLFRSYYSHPLPAAEIVRMAQLEGLENRLFGKLSGGQKQRVLFGLALCGNPDLVFLDEPTVGMDIESRRALWDRIRALSAAGKAVLLTTHYLEEADMLASRIVVIRDGKDVAHGTPAQIKHQTGGRRIRCVTRLDAQWISTLPGVASVTQDREALLIHTEAPEPVLRELFAADASLHGLEITSAGLEDAFLSITQSHAPNSQEVLQ, encoded by the coding sequence ATGTCCACAATTGCTTCTCCCGCCGCGCATCCGATCACCGCCGTCCCCGCTCCGCTCCGGCAGCCCATCGCGCAGCTTTACAAGGTCACACGCCGCTACGGCAAGGTCACTGCCCTCGACGGTTTCTCGCTCGAACTCTACCCCGGCGAAGTCGTCGCCCTGCTTGGCCCCAACGGAGCCGGCAAGACCACCGCCGTGCGTCTGCTGCTCGGCCTGCTCTCGCCCCACGCGGGCCAGGTGCGTGTCCTCGGCGGCGACCCTCGCGAAGATCTCACCCGCACGCGCATGGGAGCCATGCTGCAGGTCTCGCGCGTGCCTGAAATGTTGCGCGTCCGCGAGCACATTGATCTCTTCCGCAGCTATTACTCCCACCCCCTGCCCGCGGCAGAAATCGTCCGCATGGCGCAGCTCGAAGGCCTTGAAAACCGGCTCTTCGGCAAGCTCTCCGGCGGCCAGAAGCAGCGCGTGCTCTTCGGCCTCGCGCTCTGCGGCAATCCCGATCTCGTCTTCCTCGACGAGCCCACCGTAGGCATGGACATTGAATCCCGCCGCGCCCTCTGGGACCGCATCCGCGCGCTCTCCGCCGCCGGCAAGGCCGTGCTGCTCACCACGCACTATCTTGAGGAGGCCGACATGCTTGCCAGCCGCATCGTCGTCATCCGCGACGGCAAAGACGTCGCGCACGGAACCCCCGCGCAGATCAAGCACCAGACCGGCGGCCGCCGCATCCGCTGCGTCACGCGGCTCGATGCTCAATGGATCAGCACCCTTCCCGGCGTGGCCAGCGTGACGCAGGACCGCGAAGCGCTCCTCATCCATACCGAAGCGCCCGAGCCGGTGCTCCGCGAACTGTTCGCCGCCGACGCCTCGCTGCATGGTCTTGAAATCACCAGCGCCGGCCTTGAAGACGCATTCCTCTCCATCACCCAAAGCCACGCCCCAAACTCTCAGGAGGTGCTCCAATGA
- the ftsZ gene encoding cell division protein FtsZ has protein sequence MHPSEEIRIQYQDEVPRGAKIKVIGVGGGGGNAVNRMIAARVEGVEFIAANTDRQALQLSHAPVKLQLGTKLTSGLGAGANPDVGRRAALEDSEKIIEALEGADMVFVTAGLGGGTGTGAAPVIASLASEMGALTVAVITRPFGFEGKRRMMQAERGMQELIDSVDTMIVIPNEKLLAVAKDTGFFESFRIADDVLRQGVQGISDIITIPGIINRDFADVKTTMAGMGYAVMGTAQRGGANRAIEAAQAAMASPLLEDGAIDGARGILINITGSSSLKLSEVNEASTLIQNAAHEDANIIFGAVLNEDMGDEVKITVIATGFRQESAERRQRMLSTVPVEVPVAEAPAEDAQPSRPRFASEMEEEQASTPELVPVTVQDVFSVFRQPTRQPENTVEATEPVIESAPIAEPAVESFPAPQSSSRYEAIPVTAQPASEPAWQEPQQEQPPAPEPNAFFPDPAPIPSPARFEELSFENRDDLEIPAFMRQSGR, from the coding sequence ATGCATCCATCCGAAGAAATTCGTATCCAGTATCAGGACGAGGTTCCCCGCGGCGCAAAGATCAAGGTGATCGGTGTCGGTGGCGGCGGCGGCAACGCCGTCAACCGCATGATCGCGGCCCGCGTCGAGGGCGTCGAATTCATCGCGGCCAACACCGACCGTCAGGCGCTGCAGCTCTCGCACGCGCCCGTGAAGCTGCAGCTCGGCACCAAGCTCACCAGCGGCCTCGGCGCGGGAGCCAATCCCGACGTCGGCCGCCGCGCCGCTCTTGAAGACTCCGAGAAGATCATCGAGGCTCTCGAAGGCGCGGACATGGTCTTTGTCACTGCCGGTCTCGGCGGCGGCACCGGCACCGGAGCGGCCCCCGTCATCGCCTCGCTCGCCAGCGAAATGGGTGCGCTCACCGTCGCCGTCATCACGCGCCCCTTCGGCTTTGAGGGCAAGCGCCGCATGATGCAGGCCGAGCGCGGCATGCAGGAGCTCATCGACAGCGTCGATACCATGATCGTCATCCCCAACGAAAAGCTGCTCGCCGTCGCTAAGGACACAGGCTTCTTCGAGTCCTTCCGCATCGCTGACGACGTGCTGCGGCAGGGCGTGCAGGGCATCTCTGACATCATCACCATCCCCGGCATCATCAACCGCGACTTCGCCGACGTAAAAACCACCATGGCCGGCATGGGCTACGCCGTCATGGGCACAGCGCAGCGTGGCGGAGCCAATCGCGCCATTGAGGCGGCCCAGGCCGCCATGGCCTCGCCGTTGCTCGAAGACGGCGCCATCGACGGCGCGCGCGGCATCCTCATCAACATCACCGGCTCCAGCTCCCTCAAGCTCAGCGAGGTCAACGAGGCCTCCACTCTCATTCAGAACGCCGCCCACGAAGATGCCAACATCATTTTCGGCGCCGTGCTCAATGAGGACATGGGCGACGAGGTCAAGATCACCGTCATCGCCACCGGCTTCCGTCAGGAGTCCGCCGAGCGCCGCCAGCGCATGCTCTCCACCGTGCCCGTCGAGGTGCCCGTGGCCGAGGCTCCTGCCGAGGACGCGCAGCCCAGCCGCCCCCGCTTTGCCAGCGAGATGGAAGAAGAGCAAGCCTCCACGCCGGAACTTGTTCCTGTCACCGTGCAGGATGTCTTCTCGGTCTTCCGCCAGCCCACCCGGCAGCCGGAAAATACCGTCGAAGCCACCGAGCCGGTCATCGAATCCGCTCCCATCGCCGAGCCGGCCGTCGAGAGTTTCCCGGCACCTCAGTCTTCCTCGCGCTATGAGGCCATTCCCGTGACGGCGCAGCCTGCTTCGGAACCTGCCTGGCAGGAGCCGCAGCAGGAGCAGCCGCCCGCGCCCGAGCCGAACGCATTCTTCCCCGACCCGGCGCCCATTCCGTCCCCCGCCCGCTTTGAAGAGCTTTCCTTCGAGAACCGCGATGATCTCGAAATTCCAGCCTTCATGCGCCAGAGCGGACGCTAA